The genomic window TGGTCTGGGCTGTTTCCCTCTTGACAATGAAGCTTATCCCCCACTGTCTCACTGGCAATGTGTGCTCTGGGTATTCAGAGTTTGTCTCGATTTGGTACCGGTCTCCCAGCCCGCACCGAAACAGTGCTTTACCCCCCAGATATAATCATTACCGCTGCGCCTAAACACATTTCGGGGAGAACCAGCTAGCTCCTGGTTCGATTGGCATTTCACCCCTAACCACAGCTCATCCGCCGATTTTTCAACATCGGTCGGTGCGGACCTCCACTTGGTGTTACCCAAGCTTCATCCTGGCCATGGTTAGATCACCAGGGTTCGGGTCTATAAACACTGATAAAATTCGCCCTTTTCAGACTCGGTTTCCCTTTGGCTCCAGCATTCTCGCTTTAACCTACCAGTGCCTATAAGTCGCCGGCTCATTCTTCAACAGGCACGCGGTCAGACTTTAAATAGTCCTCCCACTGCTTGTAAGCTAACGGTTTCATGTTCTATTTCACTCCCCTTCCGGGGTTCTTTTCACCTTTCCCTCGCGGTACTGGTTCACTATCGGTCACACAGTAGTATTTAGCCTTACGAGGTGGTCCTCGCTGATTCACATGGGATTCCTCGTGCCCCATGCTACTCGGGATTCAGCTACTATCCTTAAGTTTTCGACTACAGGACTTTCACCTTCTTTGGTGCAGTATTTAGCTGCTTCGTCTAACCGCTAGATTCGATCTCGCTGTCCCACTACCCCAGAAAGTAAACTTCCTGGTTTAGGCTTTTCCCCGTTCGCTCACCACTACTTAGGGAATCTCTGATTTGATTTCTCTTCCTCCAGCTACTAAGATGTTTCAATTCGCTGGGTTGGCTCTCTCCTGCCTATATATTCAGCAGGTAGTATATAGGGTTGCCCCATTCGGAAATCTCCGGCTCAAAGTTTGCTTCCAACTCCCCGGAGCATATCGTCGGTAACCACGTCCTTCATCGCCTCTGTGTGCCTAGGTATCCACCGTTAGCCCTTATTAACTTGACCACTCTGACATTTGGTGTTACATAATGCATTCACTACATTCGATTTGAATGTCTGTGTCTGCCTGCTTTTTTCGCGTTACTATGCAGTTTTCAAGGTTCTGGCTGAGACTCTACTCAGCAGTCTGACTATTAAGTCATTTTGCTGATTTCTCACTATTTTTTTGGTAATTGCCACAGGTGGAGGTTAGCGGACTCGAACCGCTGACATCCTGCTTGCAAAGCAGGCGCTCTACCAACTGAGCTAAACCCCCAGACAAAATTTGGGATTTTTAATTTTCGATTTTAGATTGAAATAAAACTCAATCTAAAATCTTAAATCGGCAATCTAAAATTCTTTCAGGTGGGCCATCCTGGACTCGAACCAGGGACCTCACCCTTATCAGGGGTGCGCTCTAACCACCTGAGCTAATAGCCCATATCGAACCAAATCATAGTTTGAAAGCTTTCAACAATTGCAATTGTTTGCGACCGACCTAGGTTAGACCAACTCAGTATCTATATAACTTTGTGTTTTTCGATTTCTGAGGGGTGTAGGTCTCCCTAAAAAGGAGGTGATCCAGCCACACCTTCCGGTACGGCTACCTTGTTACGACTTCACCCCAGTCACCAGTCCTGCCTTAGGCATCCTCCTCCCCTAAGGGTTTGAGTAATGACTTCGGGCACTACCAGCTTCCATGGTGTGACGGGCGGTGTGTACAAGGCCCGGGAACGAATTCACTGCAGTATGCTGACCTGCAATTACTAGCGATTCCTCCTTCACGCAGGCGAGTTGCAGCCTGCGATCTGAACTGAGCTCCGGTTTACGGGATTTGCTTGCCATCGCTGGCTTGCTGCCCTCTGTCCGGAGCATTGTAGTACGTGTGTAGCCCAAGGCGTAAGGGGCATGCTGACTTGACGTCATCCCCACCTTCCTCCGGTTTGTCACCGGCAGTCTCTCTAGAGTGCCCAACTTAATGCTGGCAACTAAAAACGAGGGTTGCGCTCGTTGCGGGACTTAACCCAACATCTCACGACACGAGCTGACGACAGCCATGCACCACCTGTGTTCGCGCTCCCGAAGGCACTCTCAACTTTCATCAAGATTCGCGACATGTCAAGCCTTGGTAAGGTTCTTCGCGTTGCATCGAATTAAACCACATACTCCACCGCTTGTGCGGGCCCCCGTCAATTCCTTTGAGTTTCACCGTTGCCGGCGTACTCCCCAGGCGGGATACTTAACGCGTTAGCTACGGCACGGCTCGGGTCGATACAAGCCACGCCTAGTATCCATCGTTTACGGCTAGGACTACTGGGGTATCTAATCCCATTCGCTCCCCTAGCTTTCGTCCCTCAGTGTCAGTTGCGGCCTAGCAGAGCGCCTTCGCCACCGGTGTTCTTCCTGATCTCTACGCATTTCACCGCTACACCAGGAATTCCCTCTGCCCCGAACGCACTCTAGCCTTGTAGTTTCCACTGCTCTTATCTAGTTGAGCTAGACTCTTTAACAGCAGACTTACATAGCCACCTGCGGACGCTTTACGCCCAATCATTCCGGATAACGCTTGCATCCTCCGTATTACCGCGGCTGCTGGCACGGAGTTAGCCGATGCTTATTCCTCAGGTACCGTCATTGTGTTCTTCCCTGAGAAAAGAGGTTTACGACCCAAGAGCCTTCCTCCCTCACGCGGTATTGCTCCGTCAGGCTTTCGCCCATTGCGGAAAATTCCCCACTGCTGCCTCCCGTAGGAGTCTGGGCCGTGTCTCAGTCCCAGTGTGGCTGATCGTCCTCTCAGACCAGCTACTGATCGTCGCCTTGGTGCGCTCTTACCACACCAACTAGCTAATCAGACGCGAGCTCATCTTCAGGCAGTTAACCTTTCACCCCTAAGGGCACATCCGGTATTAGCCACCGTTTCCAGTGGTTGTCCCAGACCTAAAGCCAGATTCTCACGCGTTACTCACCCGTCCGCCACTGTGTCCGAAGACACCGTTCGACTTGCATGTGTTAAGCATACCGCCAGCGTTCATCCTGAGCCAGGATCAAACTCTCCGTTTTGGTTTGTTTGTTTTAGCTCTAATAGCTGCTCTTTTTTAACTTCAGCTTAGTTATTTTTATTTGCTTGACGCAAACCACTTGCTGTATAATTACTTTCAAACTATAATATTTTCAAGGTTCGGTGTCCCTCAAGCGGCGCTTTTTAGCTCTCCGCTTCCGGCACTTATTCAATATAGCGAACCTCCTTAAGCTTGTCAACTATTTTTCCAAAAATATTTTGGGCCGCTTTTCCATCACTATCAAAGCCTTAGAGAGTAAGGGCTTTAGGCTATAGTATTCCTGGAAGTCACTAAGGAAGCAATAAAGTTGTGATGAATTCTGCTGTTTTGCCGCCCTGGCTGGTTTTAGATCCACTTTTGCGTGGCTGGTTGTTGGAGGATATTGGTAGGGGCGATCGCACAACAAATACGCTACTAGTAGAAGATGTGACGCTAGGCAAGGCTTTATGGATAGCTAAAGCTTCAGGGATAATTACTGGCTTACCAGTTGCAGCTAGGGTGTTTCAGATTTTGAATGAAAAAGTCAGCTTTGTGGCGGTTGCGGTTGAAGGTGCATGGTGTGAGCCAGGACAGGTAGTAGCTGAAATTCATGGTTCGCTGGATGCGTTACTGATGGGAGAGCGAGTTGCTCTGAATTTAGCTATGCGCCTGAGTGGGATTGCCACGCTAACTAATATATATGTAGAGAAAATTGCCGATTTACCTGCTCAGTTGGTGGATACGCGTAAAACTACACCAGGACTCAGACTGTTGGAAAAGTATGCGACTGCTGTGGGCGGGGCAATTAATCACCGCATGGGGTTGGATGATGCGGTGATGATTAAGGATAATCACATTGCGGCGGCTGGGGGAATTGGAGAAGCAATTACCCGTATTCGTTCTCAGATACCTTATCCCTTGACAATAGAGGTAGAGACTGAAAGTTTAGAGCAGGTGAAAGAAGCTTTGCAGCACAACGCGGACATTATTATGTTGGACAATATGCCTGTGGATATGATGAGTCAGGCGGTGCAGTTGATTCGCCAACAGGATAGCTGGGTGAAAATTGAAGCTTCGGGGAATGTGACTTTGGAAACTATTCGCGGTGTAGCAGAGGCGGGTGTTGACTATATTTCTACCAGTGCGCCGATTACTCAGTCGAAGTGGTTGGATTTGAGTATGAGGATTGTACTTTAAATAAATAAGGCGAATCATCCCACTGCAAAGTCGTTATAATTTCGCATTTTTGAAAGAGCAAAGCCTAAAACAATGTCTTCCTTGGAGACACAGAGTTCAACCAACTGGTTTGCAATGACAATCTGAATCTGTGCATGAATGCGAAAAACCACATCTGTACCTGGCAAGGTAGAAAGATCAATATCTGGCGGAATTTAGTCATTGGGCTTTTCGATATGAAACACCGTAATATTTAGTGGTAACTCAAAAGTAGTGTTGTTTGGACATGAAAAAGCTCTAAACTCAGCCCTATGGCATTGACATACTTAAATTTTGTATGAGCAATTTCTCTAGTTTTTTTGGTGTTTAGGGAATGTTGCGATCGCATCCTGCTTTGAAGTCCCTAAGCTGGACTTTATCCATTTTTTGGAAACACCTATGCTGAAGGTGAAACCTTTGTGGGACAGTAGTTTTACTTTATAAAGTTCAACGATAACTAGTGACATGGAAAAGTTTGTGCTAAAAAGCTAGGGTTTTTGCCAGATAAAGAAAACTTAGGTACTCATTTTGGATAAAGTCGAGCTAAGAGGATGTTTTAAAAGTCGTAGAGTATACCAAAAACCCTACTTCCATTCCTCTCCTCGTTGGCGTCAGCCTGCCGTTAGGCAAGCGGAGAGAGGCTTTGAAACCCCCATTCCCTTATAGGGAAGGCTTGCTCAGACGGTTAGGTTTCTGAGGTTTTGATGTTAGCAATAATACTTTGCAAACATCCTCTAAGCAATACTCCCACGCTTTCTAGCTTCTTTGTAGGAAGTTCCGACATTTTTTAAACCAGCTTTAATCATTTGTTGTTCAAGGAGAGCAAAGAAACGCGCTCTATCGCCACCTTTTACTACTGCTTGATTATGGGCCTCTGCGATCGCTACTGGGTAGCCGTATCCTTTTTGTACTTGTGCCAGCATTAATCCCAAAGCTTGGTCTAGCATGGTTAGATTTTCCGCTACCCATGCCGGAACTTCGATTCGGGCGATTTCGGTGCCAACGTGGACATAGCAAAAATAAATGGTTTGATCGCCGTAAAGTTCGAGAATGGGGGAATTACTCCGCCAAAGGGTACTGCGTTGTCCTGGTTTGAGTCGGGTTGCCCAAACAGAAGTATCTCGCAACTGTTCAAACATTTTACAAGGTACTTTTTCTAGCTGATTTGGGCAGTGACTTTTACAGTCTGGCACTGGATGGGGACAAGCCAACAACCGTAAAAAGTTCATTGTTTCGATGCTACGAGAGGCGCTAAGATAGCCCATCAAGGGAATTTGAGCATCACGCATCTGCTGCCAAGCTTCCAAAATGGGGGGTAAAATGCGATCGCGTGCATCCATTGGTAACTGTTCTAAAAACCAGTAAATTAACGAACCATCTACCATCGCCAATGCTGGTGCTTCTCCTTTTGCTGCACATGCAAGTTCTGCTAACACCGTTGTTTCTGATGCAGTGCGGCGAAAACTCATCCATTCCTCGGTTCTAATTCCCCACTGCCGAGACATATATAAATCTTCTGGGCGGTAAAATACTTCTGGCAAACTATCGAGTAGTGGATGGCGGTTTTGTCCGTAGTGTAAGACTACTCTGCCGATATTTAGGAGATAACAGTAAGCAATTTCGTGATGGTTGGGGGCAATTTGGGAACCATCGGTAGCGATAACAGTATGAATTTTTGGCGGAACTGGGATATTAATGCAGGTTTCTAGCGGCTCAATTGGGGTAGCATTAGCAAAGAGAATGCGATCGCGCCATTTTTCCTGGCGATCAATTAAATCT from Nostoc sp. UHCC 0926 includes these protein-coding regions:
- a CDS encoding element excision factor XisI family protein; the protein is MVFRIHAQIQIVIANQLVELCVSKEDIVLGFALSKMRNYNDFAVG
- the nadC gene encoding carboxylating nicotinate-nucleotide diphosphorylase yields the protein MNSAVLPPWLVLDPLLRGWLLEDIGRGDRTTNTLLVEDVTLGKALWIAKASGIITGLPVAARVFQILNEKVSFVAVAVEGAWCEPGQVVAEIHGSLDALLMGERVALNLAMRLSGIATLTNIYVEKIADLPAQLVDTRKTTPGLRLLEKYATAVGGAINHRMGLDDAVMIKDNHIAAAGGIGEAITRIRSQIPYPLTIEVETESLEQVKEALQHNADIIMLDNMPVDMMSQAVQLIRQQDSWVKIEASGNVTLETIRGVAEAGVDYISTSAPITQSKWLDLSMRIVL
- a CDS encoding DNA double-strand break repair nuclease NurA — protein: MLDLTKLARQMQGLSQHLTLEAAASRQRLELAQQHLKNAYESQQDLIDRQEKWRDRILFANATPIEPLETCINIPVPPKIHTVIATDGSQIAPNHHEIAYCYLLNIGRVVLHYGQNRHPLLDSLPEVFYRPEDLYMSRQWGIRTEEWMSFRRTASETTVLAELACAAKGEAPALAMVDGSLIYWFLEQLPMDARDRILPPILEAWQQMRDAQIPLMGYLSASRSIETMNFLRLLACPHPVPDCKSHCPNQLEKVPCKMFEQLRDTSVWATRLKPGQRSTLWRSNSPILELYGDQTIYFCYVHVGTEIARIEVPAWVAENLTMLDQALGLMLAQVQKGYGYPVAIAEAHNQAVVKGGDRARFFALLEQQMIKAGLKNVGTSYKEARKRGSIA